ACATTATGGTAAGATATTAAATATTTGGTCGCGCTACGTGAACACATTAAGAAATAGATCTGGGCCTCGTAGTGCCTTTGGCAGATTAGAAAAAGGTGGccctgagggaggaaggagacctgCGTTAGCAAAGCCACGGAGCCCAGCAGGGGCTGATCTACCCGCAGACTCCCTTGCACATCTGTACAGGTCACACCTACACATCTGTGTAGGATTCTGCCCTGCAGACAGAGTTACCCAGGCGGCCAAAACAGCTCTGGCAGGTCATTCCGTGCTGCATgtccctgtttgttttgttttgtttttttatggttttttgagacaaggtttctctgtgtagccttgactgtcccggaatcactttgtagactaggctggcctcgaactcacagcgatccgcctgcctctgcctcccgagtgctgggattaaaggcatgcgccacctcgcccggctTCGTGTCCCTGTTTGTGATCCCGTCTGTTGGGCCCTCTGTTTAGTGGGATTAGTGGGCACACTAGCGGAGCTGCCCCTGGGAGACAGCCTTACTTTAACACCATCCCTGGCTTCACTCAACCTGCGTCCTTCTCAGAGAACTCACTCACTGCTCACCCACCCGCATGCACAGACGATCTCGACCCCTTATGCCAAAGCCTTCctgccctctgtcagatataacCACTCCTCATCCCAGAGGCCCCCACCAGTTTAGCACTAAAGTTGCTGAGAACAAAAGTCAGGCCTCAAGTTCCCTGCAGCCGCTGCAGGGCCAGGCCGACCACCAGAGGGCACTGTAGGCTCTGTAGCCTTACAATGGCCGATGCTGTGACTGACCCCAGGGAGGAAGTGCGCTGGGCACTGAGGCCAAAATCTGCCACACTTCTGTGTTTgcaatactgatttttaaaaaacatcttttaaaagtcCTGACTGAGAGAGCAAGAACTCAAGATCAGTTTGAGAACAGAACAGGCCAGAGGTTCAAACTCCAAACCAGGGCCTTACAAGGTCAGTATGGCCTCACATGGCAcaaggaaagaagaataaaaaagacaatagaaaaaatatatatataaaagacaaTGGAACAAAAATATACCTGAAGAGTTAAGCCACGCCCACGCCCACGCCCAGGGCAAATACCTTCCATATGTTAACTGCCCACTGAGACTGCAGGACCTAAAGGGTGCTGTTTCCAAGCAACAGAAATCCTAAGAACCTGTTTGGCCACTATCAGAGGGACCCTGAAGACCTCAACTGCAACCCATAAGACTTTTTACTGACCAAACCTGCTTTTCCTCAATCAGGTAACTAAAAGTGGTAGCTGCTTACAGCTCTGCCCAGTGGTATGAGAACTACCAAGACTTCAAATCCTTCGAAATATCTTCTATGCTCAAATGAAGGCGGCATCACggatgtgtcaccacgcctgccTAAGGGGCTGAGGGTGCCACACCCACCAAGGAAGCCtgcaggctgggggggggggggctggtgcaGTCAGTGGTTGCGGTGCAGTCCTGTCTGGTGTGCACGAAGCCCTCAGTGCTGAAGCAAGCACGCAACTACAGGTCGGAAACGCGAAGAGGAGACTTTAACACTGGGAGGGCTGACCTTTGGGGGATCTGTTTGTGAGCTTGGGGCCTGAGCTACCATGACTCAATCTGTATGTGAGTAAGAAGGGAGCCCTGTTGTTCCCCGCCCCGCCTGGTCCTCCCTGTcccctgtcctcccaccccctacccccttaccccctgccccccaccctatgcccccagaggctgagagaggaggctcctgagttcaaagctggcttgggctacacagtgagaccctacctccAAAACACAGATTAGAAAAGAGGCATCAAGGGGAGGTGTGGCTGCTTGGGCCCTGGAAGCGTAGGGTAGGGCTTTTCCAGCCCTATGGAGTGCAGACAAAACCCTGGACCTCTGTTATAAAGCAATCTTCACAGGCTTATATAGCACATCTTAATCCGGTTCCTTCACCCCCTAAATTCTCTTTCGTGTGTTTGCAACTGTCACACATCACAGATTTCCCTGCTCCATCCACAGACTTTGGGCCTATACCAGAAgccactctttttgtttgtttgcttgtttgtttggagacagggtttctctgtgtagcctttgctgtcctagactcactttgtagaccaggctggcctcgaactcacagtgatctgcctgcctctgcctcccgagcgctgggattacaggcatgcccaccatgcccggctcaagcCACTCTTTTATTGTCATTTTCCCCCCACTTTTACTATTtagctcccccatccccccaacctAAGGACATAGGGGGAGGggcaaaatacaaatttaaatgaacaaaactaGCTGAACTCTGTAGAGTCAAGTACAGAAGCCCACCACAGGCACGCTGCTGAGAAAAGCATTCTGAGGGGACAGTGAGCCTGATTCCCAACTCCAGATCCTGTAGGCTCCAAGTTGCTTGGGGATGGGTGTACCGGCTGGTtctgtgtgtcaacttgacacaatctagagagggaggagcctcagttgagggaaggaaaaaaaaagcctccctgagatccagctgtgaggcattttctcaattaatgatcaaagtgggagggcccagcccattgtgggtggtgccacccctaagctggtggtcctgggttctataaggaagcaggctgagcaagccatgaggaagcaagcctgtgagcagcaccctccatggcctctccttcagctcctgcctccaggttcctgccctgcttgagttcctgccctgacttccgccagtgatgaactatgacctggaagtgCAGGCCCCTGAAtcaatccctttcctccccaactagCTTCTTGTTCATGATGTTTCGtcgtagcaatagaaaccctgactaagacaaacGGGGCCGGGAGGGAGACGGAGGTTAACTGTGTCATCTTTAAGAGCTGTAAACAGAAGGAAGCTGAACTAGACAGGGCGTGTGCAATATCGTAGCTGTCCCTCCACACTTGATCTTAGCAAGCACCTGCAGAGTCTAGCAACCTCTGATGGaaagtatgaaaaacaaaaacaaaagctgcacCTGCAACTGAACATGTACAGACTTGCCCTCGCTTGCCAGACAATAGCATGCAGCAAGCACATCCACAGCGCACTATGTAGACCTGATAGTCAAGGCAGATGTCATCGGAGGCTCACAGGAGCATGTGCACAGACTACACACAAACACGATGCCCGTGTGTGCAGTGGGCTGAGCCCAGTCTGCCAAGCATGCAGAGAGTCTGGGACCTCCATGTGGATAAGGCTACTAAGTGCCCAGAGCTTCCTTCCATCCAATGAACAGGCAAGGAAACTGCTACTGTAATCTCAGACTCCCACGTGCCTTCCGTGGCGTGTGACCTCTGGACCAAACCTCTGGGCCCCCACCTAAGTGGCATGTTTAAGGCCAGTTTAGGCTACATGACACCCTGTCTGAAAAGGAAGTGTTGGAGTtacagctcagtggcacacacgtttaatcccagcacttgggaggaaggggcaggcgGGTCTCCAGGCCAGCCCGCTCTACACAGTTAAGTTTctgaccagccagggctacagagtgaggccctgtctctaaaacaaaataaagccactTCCTCTTACTGTGATGTGAgaaccagacaaactccattttgtgttaaacctggccaagggctgaaccagattccaggaaaaaccactaagtagtctaaacagaaaaattcccctGGTGTATTACACTCTAAAGTCAGCTGTCTTGTCTGGCCATGCACTGTGTctacctctgccacctgagtgctgggattaccgtaCCATCACTGCCCGGCTTGCTCTGAAATTCTTTATGGGACCTCAAGATGTCCTTTCTGTTGTCCGTAAACATTTAAGTGTTCTCTCCGGGGGCTGTCTACAACTGCCTTCCCCAGAAAGCTGCTGTGCGGCTGAACCCTTGCACATCAGTGTTAGAGCAAAGCTGTGCGTTTTCATTTCCCTAAGTCGCTCCACACGAAGAAACTCTTTGCATAGACTTTTACAGACGCCTGCCCTACCCATTGGTTCTGCGCTGTgtgttgcctttgtttttctgatcttgTCACCAGCTACATCAACGGAGTTGGAAATGGaggacacacacacctgtgatcccaaaaCGTGGGGGCAGGGGAAGTGGGGGTGAGGAAGAAGGattctgagctcaaggccaaacTCCAGTTATATGGGACCACATCTCACAAAACCACAAGCTGTACGAACTCCTTTCATCAGTGGCAACTCTTCCTTCCGTGGCTTGGACTTTCTGCAAGCCTGACGCCGCCCTGCTCCGTAGGTTCTTTGTCCTGGCGTTATTCAAGTCCAGGAAAGTTAGTGCAGAGGTGACCAGGCCTTGAAGAAACCAAGTCCTGCAAGACCAGCAGGCTAAGGGAAGTTTGCTGTCAAAAAGGAGCTACTGCCAGGACTAGAAAGCTCCGTCGGAAAAGGGCACACCGCCCCGCCCTCCCGGGACacgccccggccccgccccgggCAGTGAGCGCAGCGGGCGCAGTGGCAGCGCATCCCCGCAGGTCCGCGGCGCGCAGGGCGGACCGGGCCTCGGCGGAGTCCCACGGGCCCCGAGCTGCAGCCCGATGGCCTGGCCCGCGACCCTGCCTCCCCACGCCCGCCTGGCCCGCCAGCCTCACCTCGCCCCGCGGCCGACCTCCGCCTCGGCCACCGCAGCCCACCCGGCGGCGGGGTGCAGGTCACCCGCGGCCGGGCTGCGGGCGGTGGGATGCGGCGCGCGTGCGCACACCCTGAGCTCCCCATTCGCTGCTGCTAGGCGACGTTCACACCCAAACACACCAATCGTGGGACGTCTCTGCGGTCCAGCCGTTCAGACCCCGAATTGCGTGAGCCTTAAAGGGCTGGCACCCGCCCTCTCCCCGCCGTCCGCGTCTCGTCCGGAGGTCCACGCGCGAGTCTCACCTCGAGCGGTGGGAAGAGGCTCCGACGTCCCCTCGGTGCCTGGCCAGGAGCCGACAGAGCTGTTCTCCGGAGGCGTCCAGGCCCCTCGTGACTGGAATGGCACTCCCTGGGCGTGGGTTCTTGCAGGCTACGCAGCTGGGCTGGAGGCCCGAGATAGAGGATCCGAAAGAGCACAGCCTCTTGCCAGCCTGGAGGAGGTGCCAAAGTCCGGTCCCCCGAGCGACACACCCTCGCGGTTAGGTTGGAGGGAGATCTGGCTGCAAAGGTAGACCCTTACTGTTTTTGACAAGTGCTCCTGGCAGAGAAAACGAGTCAAGACAAGAGGGCAGGGTCTAAGCACCAGGCAGGAAGGCCGGTGTCTGTCTAAACACGAATCATGCTTTCTAAAGAGAATTTAAAGGAGCATTTGGCTTCCTCAAATCGCAGCCCATCGGGCAACGGAGAGTTGGTGTGTTTCAGAGACGTTGGCTTGTGCGGAGTACTTCgtggggctgaggatgtagctccgTTGATAGAACACTTGAACTACAAAACCAGGGGTCAGCCCTGTCTTCTCCGTGCGTCAGAACTCCAAGCTCCCCGGCCTTTGGATCTTGGACCGTTCATCAGTGACTCCGCCTACCTGGGTCTCAGGGGCTTAGCTTCTTACTAAAGCTAACCAGCAGCTTCGCTGattcttcatttttatgtcttgaGACATATCCCAAGCTGACCTCGAATCACTCTGCAGCCGACTGTGACTCAGAagttgatccttctgcctccgtttcttgggtgctgggattacccaCATGTGCCTCCATGACCAGTTTATGTGGCGCTGGAGCTCAACCCCAGGGTCTCCTGCCTTCTAGACAAGAGCAGTGCCCACTACACCACAGCCCCAGTCCCAGTGTCCCTGATTCTAAGGCAAGTCAGTCAACCCCAGAACTGCCTCCCCTGGTTCCCTTCCCAGCCTCCGTCAGCACATGACATAGACATGTCAAACAGACAGAGATAGCCTGCTGCTTGTGTCTCTATGGAGAAGCCTGCTGCAGCTGCCGACATAGCATGGCAGCTGGATAGCCAGGCTGTGGTTCCCGGGAGAGACCTGAGCTGAGTGAAGACTTACTTCTAAGTGGTATTTCTCCTGTGGGCGGAAATGGAAGCAGGTTTTATATAACCACAGACAAATTACAAAACGAACACAGGATCTCCTTCGGGCATTTACTGTGTCTTGGCCATAGTCCCCTCCCACATTGAGTCAGGGCTGGTCCGTAACAAGCCTCAGCAAGGCTGGGTCATAACATTCACAAAGGAGAAAACCTGGTAGATACAGGAGTCTGACGCCTCTGTCCACTGTGTGCCCTGTCTAGGCGAAGAAAATCTGGTGCTAGACCTATAAAAGTCGACGTTTAGGGCAATGCAGTAGACCACACCGTGTTGGCAGAATTTAGGAGGCCTACCACAGGAGTAAAATcatgaatttgaagctagcctaggTGAAATTGTGAATTGTAGGCCAGCTTGACTATAGTTTGAGACcccatttgaaaaaagaaaggaagaaagaaagaaagagagaaaaaagaacaatccTAGCGAATTGGCCTGGGAGTGTAGAACACTTGgtacccttgcagaggaccttgccTTGACTCCCTGTACtggcagcagctcacagccatctgtaactccagaaggatttgacaccctctccTGATGTCCACAGACACCAGACAGGCAAGTGTAGGTGTTGCTTTTTAAACTcttctttatttggggttccttaatgcctgttcctcccttccaacctccgaccctaggtaggagagaaagaagggacgGGGACGCAGACCTCTTTAGACGTAGTTCCGGGTGGTTAGGGTCAccgggttctttgggaaaataccaatctcagtcgtCAAGATACCCAGCAGTCCAGCAGCAGCAAACGGCAAACGCAGCAGGAAGaacaagcagccttcttcatcctccatccatctcctcaaagccccttcctctctctctgggctctggtatttatactctcccagagtcctcagaattccactaactccagctgacaaagaccacatCCCTTTCCAAACCTCacgaggctgttatcagctgtgggtaaactaaggcagtcccatatcACACaattgagattaaaacaaaaacatacttttaattaatttatttattttatgtacgagagtgttctgttttcttgcacaccagaagagggaatcagattccattacagatgggttgtgagccaccatatgggtgctgggaattgaactcaggacctctgcaagagcagccagtccagtgctcttaactgctgagccatctctccagcccctacaaaaacatatttacataacataactgagtttttaaggaaaccaaaacttgTTCCACAGGCATGTGCTGCAATACATGTATGCAGActaaacattcatacatataaataaatctttaaaaaatttgttttaaaaagcaaaagtagtagccgggcgtggtggcgcacacatttaatcccagcacacgggaggcagaggcaggcggatcgctgtgagttcgaggccagcctggtctacaaagtgagtccaggatggccaaggctacacagagaaaccttgtctcaaaaaaaaaaaaaaaaaaaaaaaaccaaaaaacaaaaagcaaaagtagGGCCAGgccgtggtggtacacgcctttaatcccagcacttgggaggcagaggtaggcggatctctgagttggacaccagcctggtctacaaagtgagtccaggacagccagggatgttacacagagaaaaccctgtcttgaaaaacaaaacaaacaaaaagagagagagagagagagagagagagagagagagagagagagagagagagagagagagagaaactccagGTTGGGATGTGGCTCCTGTGGGGAGTGTTTATGGAGCGCAAGCATGAAGTTTTGGCTTCTGCCTCCAGCACTACAGGCACagctgtagtctcagcactcagaagatacAGACAGGAGAATTAGAAGTGCAAGGTCATCCGTTGTGAGACACTATCTTAAAACCACGCCCGCAGGAAGCTGTCACACGCTCCTTAGGTAGGCTAACCCTTTACATGATTCAGATCAGTCAGCTAAAGTGATGTTTCTCACAGCTCTGTCCCTCCAGACCTATTCATGGTTCCAGACCCAACAGCCAGCCATGAGGTTCAGTATTTTCACATGGGATGACCTCAGACTACATTTCTGTTGCCTTCAGTTTGGCTCCCCAACACCTGTTCCCCACCTCCATAAATGCATCGCAACTCTCTCAGATGCCAAACCTGGAACTCCCAAGCACCATCCGCCCAGCCTCCCTGCATTACCCTCCCACTCAGTCCCTGAGGCCTACCAAGCCTGCAGCCTCAAATGCACATTTCTCTCGCAGCAGTATCCGTTTTCTCTGGGATGCACACCCGTGGCCACCTTCTACCTGCTCTTCCCACCCAGCTGCCCTTCCTACCTTCCATCGCACTACTGCCAGGGACGTTCTCAGGTGCACCTCACACTTTACCACACTTCTACCTAACAACCCTTGTGGTTCTCAGGAGGAAGTTCAGAGTGGTGTTCCGTGAGGCTCTTCCCTGCACCCGCCCCTTCCCCACACCACCTCCTGTGAAGATCATTGCTCTACTGTCTAAACTGGAGTTGTTGAGGGCAGAGTGCTACTGAGCAAGGTCTCCACCCTGCTTTTGATGGCTCCGTGGCTCCTCTTCTGCCCATCCTCCCTTCTGTGGAATCCCTGGGAGATTTGAGTCTCAGGAGAGAATTTGAGAAGCAAGGAGCTCTGAGTCCTGACCCCACCTCAGGCACATCACCCCAACTTCTCTCACTGGACCCCCATGCTTGGGAAATAGGTGGGAGATGCTGCTTTATAAACCTGGATAGGGGCAGGCAAACCTGCTCTAGGGCGGGGGAAAACCCCCCAAACTCTAGGGAGGTCCTCAAAATCTCCCCCTTAAAGGAAGTTCTAAAGTCACATGGCCCTGGCTCAGAGTGTGCTGGTCATCTCTGGCCAATAGGACTTGAGAAAAATGCATTAATGGAGAAAATAGCACTTTATATGGGTAGCAACAAGCAATCAATATGATTTCATAACACGCTTttattcatgtgtacatgtgtgtttgctgCATGTGTTTGGGTGcccacaggccagaggagggtgttaggTCTTCTGGAGATGAagttacagatgtgtgtggaggtgctgggagtcaaactctggtcctctggaagagcaggccccAGTTTTGACAACTAGCCCctgtgttggcataatgttcatatggactgtgtacagtttagcCTTTGTTCATTCATATGTTAATTTCTCTACCCCACTGCCTGGTTTCAATCCGGACTGCACTGTGGTGTTTATTCCTAGTATCTCCTGTCttaagtttgtgtaaacatgtcaccatttgttctctgtattgccaataaaagccaactagccaatgctgagcaaaaCAGAGAATACAGTGGGACATCCTGGGCCagtgaggggagaagaaaaagcGGGAAAAACAGGAGGTATGCACTTGGAGAGGATCAGGAAACACTAGGAGAAGTGAGCTAGACCTGGATATGAGGGAAAAGCGAGCATAACGTGGGAAATCTGAGTGGGAGGGGAACTACTAGCTTGgcggtttaggatggagtaattattgctcagcattgtgctctaggctaattaaatacatcctagtctctctgtgtggttatttgatAAAGCTGATCAAGGAGTAACCAGCTTTACTCCttggtttattatttattaatataataataaatattaataatcatgcAACACCCCTGATCCACATTTTCTTGATTCCCAGAGAGCATCTGGGTACATTCATATATCTTCGAGAGAAGAGAAAAGCTAGTATCAGTGCTTTCGGATTTGATCTGGCTGGAGGCAGCACCCTCGGGTCCCACCGCACTGGAACACGGAGCCATCAATCATCAACCAAGTCCCGCCTCCAGAGCAGCGTCACAGACTACGCAATAGCAAGCTGGGCGCGTCCAATCACAGGTTACGCCCCGCCCCACAGGCGCACCCAATCAGCGTCGATTCTCCTGTGGGTTTTCCCCACCCCCTCAGGGGGCGGGGCACGCCTCGGCGCAGGCTTGCGTCAGCAGCGCGCGACCCGGCTGCTCCCGGCTGCGGATCCCGAGCTTGCTCTCAGCATGTCGGTCATCTTTGCTCCTGACTGGCTACGCGGCAAGGCCAAGGTCAACCAGGAGATTATACAGCGGGTGAGTGTCCCGGAGGCGGGGACCTGGTGCTGGAGCTGCGGGGCCGGACCGTGGTGGGGGCAGGCTGTGGGCCGGGAAAGGACCCCCACCTCAGGGCGCCCTGCGCTTCCCCTTCGCACGTCTTTCAGCTCCTGGCGGAGAACGACCAGCTGATCCGCTGTATCGTGGAGTATCAGAACAAGGGCCGAGCGAACGAGTGCGTCCAGTAAGTGGCACGGGGGCGCGGCAGTCCTGGGTGGTGGAGCTCCGAGGGGAGACGggggtgctgcatgcctgtaaccctagctctgGGCAGGCTGCGGCCGGAGGCTAGCCAGCTAGGATTACATAGTAAGACTCACTCACCTCCCTCTCCCGCCTGCTGAAGGGTATTTACTTACGAGTCAAGGCAATATAGACAGTTGGTAGAATCTGGAGTTTTTCCATATAAAGCCCTGTCTACTGACGACAGGGGGAAGCATCCAAAAGCTAGGTTCAGGTAAGAGCCGTGGCCCCTTTGCTGTCTGTGGGAGATACACAGGACCAACAAAGGTTAATTCAGGATAGAATTAATGTGTTCTCTATTGGATATCAGaatgagaagaaacagaatctGAGAGCTTTTCCTAAGAAATAGGAAAATTTTCttacagaaaatgttttattgttacttaaatatttaaaagtgccATACTTTTTtctgcctcttaaaaaaaaaaatcaggcggGTCGTGGGAGCAGAGGTGGGACAGATGCGAGCATCAGGGCAGTGGGCGCACTGAGGTTGGGGACGGAGCCTCGCGGGAGCTACCCACATTCTGGAGGTGGAGCGACCCCGTTACGCTAAAGATGAAAGGCTGGGGTTGGCTGGCCCTACTTTTGGGGGTGTTGCTGGGAACTGCTTGGACTCAAAGGAGCCAGGATCTACACTGTGGAGCTTGCAGGGCTCTGGTGGATGAACTAGAGTGGGAAATTGCCAAGAAGACCATTCAGATGGGATCCTTCCGAATCAATCCAGATGGCAGCCAGTCAGTTGTGGAGGTGCCTTATGCCCGCTCAGAGGCCCACCTCACGGAGTTGCTGGAGGAGGAGTGTGACCGCATGAAGGAGTATGGCGAACAGATCGGACCCTTCCACCCACCGTCGTGGGCCGGAACGGAGAATCCAGCGAACAAGACTTAACAGGGCATCCGAATTGATTCAGATATCAGCGGCACCCTCAGGTTTGCGGTGAGAGCATTGTGGAGGAGTACGAGGACGAACTTACTGAATTCTTTTCAAGAGAGGCTGACCATGTTAAAGATAAACTTTGCAGTAAGCGAACAGACCTATGTGACCATGCCCTGCACAGCTCGCATGATGAGCTATGAACACTGGAGCAAGCAGCCTAGACCGACATGATGAAATACCCTCAGGAGGGGAAGATGGTGGCATTAccttttatattatgtttttatggaaatgaactgaaaaaaaagtctgaaaccaaaaaaaaaaaaaaaaaaaatcagccaggcgtggtgacacataccattaatcccagcactcagggagcagaggcaggcgtatctctgagttccaggcccgcctgatctgcaaagtgagttcacaacagccagggctaaaacagagaaaccctgtttaaaaaaaaaaagtcatctacAACCCTTCTCCAAGTATCTTAATGGATAGCAGAATGCCATTTTGAGGTGTTTATATCTGACTCCAACATTTGATGATTTGCTTTTTACAGTTTGTAGAAACATTCTCAGCTTCAGAAAATGCCTACAGCACATTCTCCTTGGCATGCTGACTCCTGTGCAAAGATAGGAAAGTACTACAGATctcctattctgttttttttttgtttgtttgttttttttaaatattgtaaaagTTGCTTCCCATGTCAGATGACTCCTAAACAAAAAAGCAGCTAACAGTTGCTGTGTCATATGCTCACCTTGGTCATaggacacccccccacccccccaccccccccgcctcctgtgtgctgagactaaaggtgtgtgctaccacacccagcagcgGTGCTATGGGCTGGAAGGCAGTGTGTGATGTCCTGGGGAAAAGCAGCACGGAAGATTCCTACTCTTGGAAAGCTGACATTCTAGACTCTGGAATCCAGAGGGAAGACTTACAATAGGCATGTCATGATACATGCTTTGGGCAGGATGAAGTCAGGGGTGTGGTTAGAGGGCTTGCTGTGCatggaagtcctgggttcagttccagcactACAGAAACCAGGCAGGgtaggtgggagggaggcagagtgcAGGGCATCTCTAATAAGGCAACACTGAGTGaagccaggctggccccagaagTAAGCAAGTCAGCGTGAGGTGCTGGGTATCCTCAGAACCAGGAGATGAGAATGCAGGCGTAACCAGAGACCCCATCACGTAAGACACAGGAATGAGACAACATCTTGAAGGCTTTTTTAACAGCATGACAGGACCTTGATTTAAACTACTGTGGTCACTCTAACTCCGTAGCAGAAGCAGGCCTGCAAAGTAGATCATGGGGAAGAGGAGACGGCCATTGTAGTCCACACAAAGAACATCCTAGTTGCTTGATCTCGAGGGGTAGACGTGGAGTGATAAGTGGGAACGGGTGAGAAGGTAAGTTAAACGGGAAGCTTGGGGAAGCCAAGTGGtgtcctggagaggcagaggcagatggatctctgaggttggagacagccagggctatataggaagaccttgtctccaaaaataaaaagggcTGGTGGCCTGTGCCATCAGTCATTGAGCAACCATTGCACTGCAGCGGGCAGGCTCTCTTGTGGCTTGCGTGGTGAACACAAACACGCTTCTAATGTTCGGTTCCACCCCTAGGTACCAGCACGTGTTACATAGAAATCTCATCTACTTGGCTGCCATCGCAGATGCCAACGCAAGCAACCTTACAAAGGTGGCGGAGTAGTCTTCCAGGAGGCCGTGATGAGCGTGACTGAATGCAGCCCTTCTCCTGtgaaacagagacagaatcaGTAGCAACCGAGCTACGTAGGACATGGGCAGAAAGCCTGTGCTTCAGTTTACACTGTGAAGAAAGCTGCTACTGACTCCACTATATTCTTAGTGTAAATATTTTAGTAATAAAGCAGATCCCACGGTAAAACTCTAAGGACCTGAGGTATGTGACAACAGTGCCATTATTGTCAGTAAATCAGTAGTGCTTCTTAATTATCAGATAACGTTATAATAAATGATGTGCACTTCAGCATCCTGAAATGTCCCTCTTCAACTAATGCCATCCTCACAgccctgtcttctctctttcaCTCTTCTAGGTCATACATGGTTTCTTCTTAGggagggaggttgaggcaggtgtCCTTGCTTGAGGCTGAATTACACACACTGAAAAGAATCAAGC
This genomic stretch from Acomys russatus chromosome 32, mAcoRus1.1, whole genome shotgun sequence harbors:
- the Ss18l2 gene encoding SS18-like protein 2, producing MSVIFAPDWLRGKAKVNQEIIQRLLAENDQLIRCIVEYQNKGRANECVQYQHVLHRNLIYLAAIADANASNLTKVAE